The genomic DNA TGGAGATAAGAAAAGGTTTCTTTTGTAAAATCAGAAGAAGGCCATCTAAGCATTCCTCATGtacataaaaatttgaataacacTGCAAAAGTTTAAACAACTCAccaaatataagaaatatatttaaatttattactgagaaaaataaattttattattgccAAGATGATAACACACTATACTCCACCGTTGTTGCAAACGCATTCGGTGGTTTTCATGGATGCTTGCGCTTGTTGGCCAGCAGAGACAATGAATTATAAGATGATCCACCCTCACTACTCCATGCTTTCTCTGCACTGTGTTTTAGCTCTTTTGCCCGATCTCTTATTGGTTGCCCTTGTTTATCCACCATAATTTTTCTCACCATCGTCACTATTTCATCTCTTCCCACCACCCTCTCCGACGGCTGTATCTTCGGTCGTACGGCAACACCAAGCTCCTCCGCTAACGCGGTAGCATTCATTCGCTGCTCTGCATATAATGGCCATGCAATCATCGGCAGTCCATTGCTGATACTCTCCATTGTAGAATTCCACCCAGCATGTGATAAAAATCCTCCAACTGATGAATGTCTCAAGATGTTAACTTGTGGAGCCCATTTTGGGACCAGTTTTCCTACTTCATGAATCCGGTTGAGGAATCCTTCAGGCAAGAAGCTTGAAAAGTCATCACCACCGCTTCCTGCTGTAAAAAACGAGCCATCTGCTTTTGCTGTTGATGGCGGCCGAACTACCCAGATAAATCTTTGTTGGCTTAACTCCAAACCCCAAGCCAACTCAATGGTTTGCTCATATGACAGCGTCCCTCCACTCCCAAGTGACACATACAGCACTGAATCACTTGGTTGCTTGTCTAGCCAATCTAAGACTTCCCTGTTGGAGCCGGTTGGTTCAGGGGTCCTCACTATCGGGCCAACAGTATAAATGGGAGCCTTAACAATTCCACCCAAAAGTTTATCATCTCTCAGTGCGGCCAGTGCTTTCGGCTGCAGATCCTCCCAAGTGTTAATCAAAATCCCATCACACAACGGTATCTCCCTCCCTATGCGAACGTATTCAAAATATTGTTGATTTCTTCGATCCAACATGGGGTCAACCACCTCTTCAGGTCTAACAGACCTGCAACCAGGGATGTCAAAAGGCTCTGTTTGATCAACATACTCTCCTTGCACCAATTTATCCAGGAGAGGAGTATACACAGTGAGTGAAAGAAACCAAGCATTTGATGCTACAAAACAGTACTTTGCCACCCCAAGGTCATCAGCGATGTCAAAAAATTCAGTTCCAAAGACGTCGAAAATCAGAACATTTGGCCGAGAGGTCAAAGAAGATATTGCTGCACGAAGAGCTGATTTGCTTTCACGCATCATAACTGCAAGTATGGTGACAAGCGTGGCGTCAGCGTCAACGAGGTGCGAGATATTTGGTGGTGAGATTTCGATAATTTGACAAAGTTTTGAACTCATAGCTGCTTGGATCATCTCTGATTCTGCAGCAGATGTTCGAGACGCAACAGCAAAGATAGTGACTTCAAAATTGTGGTGGGTGATAAGGAGTTTACCGAACTCCAAAACAGGGATGAGGTGCCCCAATCCGGGACTTGATATTAGAACTGCATGTGGGTTTGAGATGGAGGTCACCATGGTTGTAAAGTTAACGATGGAATTTGATTCTATCAATAAAAGGAATGGGAGGGTACTTCATGTTTTTGACCTCATAAGGTTATATAGAGTTCGGCCAATGCTGGTCATATTATTAAAGATTATAACAAGAGTGATTAACATTTTATTCGTAACGATTGTTCTTAGAATACTCTACGGTCAAATTTTGGGGTGGttatagtcctttggcttatTACAAAAGGTCAAAAATGAACAACACTTGTATGGCCGACTCTTGAGGGagatgataataaataaatggatAGAAATTGATTAGGTTTTATTATTGGATGTATATATGGctaaaaacaaatacaaatccCTTGAGTCTCCATAGTTGCATGAATATAGTCGAGATTACATgacaataattaatatttaatagaaagaGACTTTTCTAAACATATTAGACAAGCCAATTTTTGGCACGCATTGAAACTTCCATTCAACAATTTGAGCCATCgttcatttttatatttgacCTTATTGAATCTCACACGGAAGAGCTAGAACaataggggggggggggggggggggggggggggggggggggtttaatttgaataaaaaataatttaatttaaatttattaaattaaaattaagaattttaattcatataaaaaaggaTTTAAATCTATTTAAATTCGATTGAGTTAAACTATATTAAGTGTTTATGAGACTGGTCGGATTCAAATATAAGCCTAATTATCATTTTGCCatgtttaagtttaatttgtgaAGTTAAAGTTTTTGACTTTTCTAATTTGTGGAAAATTGTTGCGTTGCCTATTATGAAttggaataaataaaataaacgcAGACACATGACTTAAGTATTATCGTAATTGCCGGATCTAACTAAAGGAGTAATACTATATctatttatcttaaatatataaatataaatatttatatatactattatatgattaaatattatttaattatattaataaatatataaatatatatttatatgtttatatttaatacaatttgatTCGttatttaagaatataaaaatatattaatacgTTATTTAAGATAAGTTATTCAAACGTTATTTAAAGTGTTTATATGtttgtatttaatatgttaatacaaaaatactcgtttatataaatatatatttataaaaatttttaacacgaTTTGATTCGttatttaagaatataaattcaagataatgttaattttaactctataaaaatgttttgataAGGTATAAATAGTCTTTACAAAAGAAATGTATAGAAAAaaacttgattttgaaaaaagatAAGAAGAGTAGCTTAATCTTTCAGAGAGTCtcattatttatctttatttttctagaaTGTTTGAATATACCATCATCTTCTCTTCTTGtccttttaagtttgaaaagtttatttttttttctgtcatatacttatattaatgaaaactatttaatttcacaataaattactaatttgttttatatagtaAGATTATGAAATTACATTGAAAACTTAAGACAAATACTAATTACCTTCTTTCAGGAGGAAAAGTTTAGAGAGAGGAGAGAAAATCCTCTCAACTCTTAAGTTTAGTGTTTTGGATGTAACAAATCACCTTATTGTTGGTCACTTATTCGATTTTATCTATGCTAAACTATATTGTCTTTTTCTCACCACTACTAAACAAAAATGCCAAGTTCTTGTAGTGTTGCCTTTGCTTGCATCACAGGACAATCGTGACTTGGTTAAATCCTTTTGATCCCATCAAGTTGAGATGTTTGGTCTTTCCATCATGTGAGGAATGTCTCCCTCTCTTTCTTAGCTTGTGTAAGGTTTATGTGATGAACACTTCCTTTTtacaatatcaatttaaatagcGTAAATTCCTTTTCATTTTTGCCATATCACTTTTGCTTACAGCAATCGTACTTTTTGTCTTCATTGCCACCGTTGAAATGCAAAGGAAGCTGAAGATGTAAGATCCAACGAGAAAGAGATAggcattaatatattttattataattattaatattttataatatactatatatatcttataatactaaataatatagataaaaaataatacatatcatgaGATGTATTGAATTAgttagatataataaatattactgatataaatcgatacacttttttaaagaaaatgatgatataatatagatatatatgaGAATTCTTAGATTTTTAagagtatttatgatattttataaaatgatgatgtatcaattagattttttatgaattattttattgttttattttttaaaattatattatattatatgatacaatatttaatacatgatatgatatataattcaattatcatgtattatataaaaaaagaaaatgaaaaatgacattCCTCACTTTTTACATAAcgatttttaataataaaattggatGATACGTAGACAAATAAACATTTCAAACTTAACAACTGACAAAATCATCCCCTCATCAAAGTTCCTGTTGAAAATAGTCACTTAACCttaatgtaattacataattaatttgattaccatGTGTTTAATTATAAAGAGAGCATGCCttgaaagaataataataataataataattaaaacgaCCAGGacccaaattatatacataaatacatacgTATGTGTGTGTAAGGTAAAACCATATTTCCCTTTTGTATATTAGGTTTATAAGACATTTTCCAGTCTTGGactttaaaaactataatttcttatattttgtcgagttttgttaataaagttttttaattttatggcaTTATATTGAAAAGACAACAAAACCCATAATtgtaaacatttaaaatttaaatattaaagccgtatacctcttatattactattaaaatgacagaaataactttttatttacATCACTATAATAactctatttttataattttatcaatctctatcgaaaatattaaatttataagtataaagaTTGAAggttatattatacaaattaactgattttatgtaatataatttttaatttttatacttataaatcaaatatattttcgACAATTTCTTATTAGCTTTGACATTCTCTCACATTAAGCCTTACCCCCAACGCCACCTTCCTTGGGCCTTGGTGCCACACCACACCTACCATTACTATTATTACTGCCACCACCACTACTATGAAACAACATagtaaagaaatttttaaacaaaataatggaATATTTAATTAAGCATGTTATAcacatcaatttttaaaatatatggttAAATACCATATTAccttaaaaatgaaataaatttttcacaccaaaaaatagtttaatgaagatttttttaaagtatatgttatgttaatttgatgtatttaaaaaaaaaaaaaaattggaacttCATGCTTTAAGAACAATGATGGTAGTAGGTCATATTGCATAAGTGaacacaattaatttttttaaatataaaaataaataaataaagggtatttatgaaatatcataaaatttttttaattctaaaacttttAGGTAAGAtgctttaaaaaacaaatagaattttttcttcttttcttttagttttaaaatgagGTTAGTAGAACCACTCATTGAGTTTATACTAAACTTATTCCTTATCATTTGAGTCTACAAAAATGATTATCTTAATCACTTGCACacgttttttacttaaaatacattaaacttttttattatcaaaatattctaaagaaaaataataataaacaaaattgaaaaaacaaaatagaaaccAAGTTATTAAACATTAAAGAAATGGTGGAAGTGgcaggtaaaaaaaaaaaaagagtgataTTGTCTGAAGGTCACGCACGTGAGTTTCTCAGTTTTTCTTATTGGTGGAGTGTATAAACAATAGTTGTCTCAGATCTCAAGTGTCGAATAAGCCAAAAAGAGGTAATTAAGAAAAACAAGTCCTACTTAAAATAGAAagtttattctaattaaaatatgacgATTAATAACAGAAAATAgttttacattatttaaaaatatatacaaaatatgatttagAGGATTGACTACCATTTATGATTCTcagttgtattaatttgaaaaaaaatttaaattagaaaagtttaataattaatttaaaaaaaaattattttattaatataaaaccaaacacaaaaaaataataaaaaaatacaaaatttttgaacaaacaGAAACTAAGTTTATCGGTGTATAGAGATTGAGAAATTAGGTGTTGGATATGTGGTTTAGAAAGTGAGAAAAGCTTTGTTTTGGGGGGTGTGGATGCAACAACTTTTGCACCCGTAGAAGCtttgaaatctttttttaaaagcaTGCACCATACGAGGACATACGAGATCCGGTTTGGACAACCCACAGGCCTTGTAAGGTCTACTACAATAACAAGTTGTATTCACTTGGACTGAGTCTTGAGCCAACCTaacatctttattatatttatctatatttaacaaataaaatatactaaTTTATTTGTCATCTCTATTCATTTTTAAGAAGTAGAGTACAAAAACCTAAAGATAAGTTTGCTCACCCATGATATGATAGTGATATTTGGTTAGTTTGATATAACCACTAGGTCATATTCTATATTTGCAAGATTTTGTTTCTAAAGTGGTCCAGTATAAGTGTTTTAATATTTTCGATGGATATTTGGACCTGCGTCgacaaaagaaatgaaaatttaaccatttttaatTTGCTTCAAAACTTGCAACTTACAATGATGCATGCGTGTAAGCTTTGTGTTCCCGGTATTTTTATTTTGCGATGTTATTATCCCATAAAATTATTGGAATGAAATAATTGACTATAAGAAAAGTTATAAACAATGAGTAATTGGCACTAGCATTTTGATATGACAATTTGATTGATGAATCAGGGTTTTcggatcattttttttttaatgggaaGAGAATTTCTATTAATGATAAGAACATAAGTAACGATGATTAAAAtctttgtaataaaaaataataataaaaatatctcgattcatttctttttttgactCATTCtctttttaacttattttttaaatcttttcttattaaattactcttaaattttttaaaattgttttaagtatatattgatttttaataaatattctatttttcttttagtaaaactaagagagaaaaattgtaAAGAAATTTCCCACTGGGGATGGGAAGGGGAACGAGAGATAAATTTTCTCACGGGAAGAGTATAAAGATTCTTTGACACCTTCAGTACTGGAGAAAAGTGGATATATGAAAAGGTTTCTTTTGTAAAATCAGAAGAAGGATGAAGAGCCGCCGGTTGCCACCTAAGCGTTCCTCATGTACacaaaaatttgaataacaCTGCAAAAGTTTAAACAATTCAccaaatataagaaatatatttaaatttattactgagaaaaataaattttattattgccAAGATGATAACACACTATACTCCACCGTTGTTGCAAACGAATTCGGTGGTTTTCATGGATGCTTGCACTTGTTGGCCAGCAGAGACAATGAATTATAAGATGATCCACCCTCACTACTCCTTGCTTTCTCTGCACTGTGTTTTAGCTCTTTTGCCCGATCTCTTATTGGTTGCCCTTGTTTATCCACCATAATTTTTCTCACCATCGTCATTATTTCCTCTCTTCCCACCACCCTCTCCGATGGCTGCATCTTCGGTCGTACAGCAACACCAAGCTCCTCCGCTAACGCGGTAGCATTCATTCGCTGCTCTGCATATAATGGCCATGCAATCATCGGCAGTCCATTGCTGATACTCTCCATTGTAGAATTCCACCCAGTATGTGATAAAAATCCTCCAACTGATGAATGTCTCAAGATGTTAACTTGTGGAGCCCATTTTGGGACCAGTTTTCCTACTTCATGAATCCGGTTGAGGAATCCTTCAGGCAAGAAGCTCGAAAACTCATCACCACCGCTTCCTGCTGTAAAATACGAGCCATCTGCTTTTGCTGTTGATGGCGGCCGAACTACCCAGATAAATCTTTGTTGGCTTAACTCCAAACCCCAAGCCAACTCAATGGTTTGCTCATATGACAGCGTCCCTCCACTCCCAAGTGACACATAAAGCACTGAATCACCTGGTTGCTTGTCTAGCCAATCAAAGACTTCCCTGTTGGAGCCGGTAGGTTCAAGGGTCCTCACTAACGGGCCAACAGTATAAATGGGAGCCTTAACAATTCCACCCAAAAGTTTATCATCTCTCAGTGCGGCCAGTGCTTTCGGCTGCAGATCCTCCCGAGTGTTAATCAAAATCCCATCACACAACGGTATCTCCCTCCCTATGCGAACGTGTTCAAAATATTGTTGATTTCTCCGATCCAACATGGGGTCAACCACCTCTTCAGGTCTAACAGACCTGCAACCAGGGATGTCAAAAGGCTCTGTTTGATCAACATACTCTCCTTGCACCAATTTATCCAGGAGAGGAGTATACACAGTGAGTGAAAGAAACCAAGCATTTGATGCTACAAAACAGTACTTTGCTACCCCAAGGTCATCAGCGATGTCAAAAAATTCAGTTCCAAAGAGGTCGAAAATCAGAACATTTGGCCGAGAGGTCAAAGAAGATATTGCTGCACGAAGAGTTGATTTGCTTTCACGCATCATAACTGCAAGTATGGTGACAAGCGCGGCGTCAGGGCCAACGAGATGCGCGATATTTGGTGGTGAGATTTCGATAATTTGACAAAGTTTCAAACTCATAGCTGCTTGGATCATCTCTGATTCTGCGGCAGATGTTTGAGACGCAACAACAACAATAGTGACTTCAAAATTGTGGTGGGTGACAAGGAGTTTACCGAGCTCCAAAACAGGGATTAGGTGCCCCAATCCGGGACTTGATATTAGAACTGCATGTGGGTTTGAGATGCAGGTCTCCATGGTTGCAAAGTTAACGATGGAATTTGATTCTATCAATAAAAGGAATGGGAGGGTAGAATTAGTTTGGGCCCTCAGCCAATTTTATGTTTCCAGCATCATGATAAGGTCATAAGAACTTTGGCACTCGAGTTTGACCATTGAAGGATTATAATCAGAGTGATTTACCTTTTTACCTAAGCTTTGTTCTTAAATCACTCTTCCAGcaactaaatatataatattcacACTTTTATCTTATCTGATTCAGTAGTTATAGAGTTGATTATTAGATTTAGAGTTTAACCAATTCGATgtaattgattcaatttaaaaaaaaaagttcgattcagatgatttttttgttataaatatgtataatattcgTTTTTCGCataaaatctaatttgattaaaaaattaatattatatagataaaacagtaattttattatccaaaattttaaaaaataaccatttaacatattttatctcaataatattttaaatataacagcttaatatttttatagagTAAAAAACCTaccatttaaatattttattaagagAATGGGATGGTTTGGGCATGTGCAATATAGACTTTGAATTATGACTTGTATAGTTAATCTCTGGGTTTGGTGAATTCTGGTGTTTTCCTGTCCTCTTTTTTGAGGATAAGTTTAGCTTCTCTACGTTCGGACTTACGTTTTGCTTGTAATGTAAATATTTACTTACcccaaaaaagaaatcatatattaaagATTATAGTAAAAGTGATTAACATTTTTCACAACGTTTGTTCTTAAAACACTTTAAAGGCAAATCTTGAggtggaaaatatatatatatatatatatatatatatatatatatatatatatatatatatatatatatatatcactcttataataattctttttagaAACAATGTTTTGTATATGAAAAACTTTTGTATGGATAAGTATAGGACTTAGGGCGTAATTATAGTGAGGTCACTTGACcttagataaattttaaaatttataatttttttttaaaattttaattgataattgcactcaccaaaatatatttttgtgactcctttagataatttataatactaaaaattattaaataaaaatttagtttgtgAGTCATTAAGAGAAACATATAAATAGGATcgtttaaaaaatagaaaaaataataatctaatattGTCACCTTCACATTAAGATAAACTTTCAACTTATTTTTAAGGAAATTTGAGATAGTTTAATTTTATGGTTCTACTTGATTTTCACGAAGGCCTAAAGGATTCTGCAATCTTCCCATCTTTTCTTCTTAATCCTAACTTTCTTTTCTCAATATCAAAGATAattctcttattatttttatattcaacaaaaactaattttgtatttttttaattcttaaattcacaaataattactttttactAATCTCAATGATAATTCGAAAATTATAATAGATcccaataaatttatgttttgttcATTTCTTTGATCTTTCAACTCTTGTTTCAAGTTTAAAGtaattttctctctcatttgtttATTAGTAAATTTCTAGTTTATTTGGTCTATTTACTTgtgagattttattttatgttaaaaaaaaatgcctacTGATTTGTAATactttttgtgattttattaatcaatcGGCAATGTAACCCTACCATTGTTTTTAGAAACTCATCGAGAAAAGGAAGGGGAGTCTTGAGTCCTGAGCATGCAATTAACATGTGTTCACACTCACAGTGCTCTACTGATCAGTGAAAAGTCATCTTCTCCTTTGGTAGATGTCATGTTTCAAAGCTTCTATTGGCTCGTTTGGGGCGGTGAATCCACAAAATAAAAGGACAAACGTGCCGCCAGCCGCCAGCCGCCAGCTGATGGCACTCCGTGGTTAAAACCTCATTGACTGTGTCCTTGTTTTggtgcaaaaataataaaatagcaGATGTCGAcacaaaagatttaaaaaagcCGGCCACATGAATGGCGTATTTGTGTAAGACCGCAATTTAAG from Mangifera indica cultivar Alphonso chromosome 16, CATAS_Mindica_2.1, whole genome shotgun sequence includes the following:
- the LOC123198814 gene encoding anthocyanidin 3-O-glucosyltransferase 5-like → MVTSISNPHAVLISSPGLGHLIPVLEFGKLLITHHNFEVTIFAVASRTSAAESEMIQAAMSSKLCQIIEISPPNISHLVDADATLVTILAVMMRESKSALRAAISSLTSRPNVLIFDVFGTEFFDIADDLGVAKYCFVASNAWFLSLTVYTPLLDKLVQGEYVDQTEPFDIPGCRSVRPEEVVDPMLDRRNQQYFEYVRIGREIPLCDGILINTWEDLQPKALAALRDDKLLGGIVKAPIYTVGPIVRTPEPTGSNREVLDWLDKQPSDSVLYVSLGSGGTLSYEQTIELAWGLELSQQRFIWVVRPPSTAKADGSFFTAGSGGDDFSSFLPEGFLNRIHEVGKLVPKWAPQVNILRHSSVGGFLSHAGWNSTMESISNGLPMIAWPLYAEQRMNATALAEELGVAVRPKIQPSERVVGRDEIVTMVRKIMVDKQGQPIRDRAKELKHSAEKAWSSEGGSSYNSLSLLANKRKHP
- the LOC123198908 gene encoding anthocyanidin 3-O-glucosyltransferase 5-like; the protein is METCISNPHAVLISSPGLGHLIPVLELGKLLVTHHNFEVTIVVVASQTSAAESEMIQAAMSLKLCQIIEISPPNIAHLVGPDAALVTILAVMMRESKSTLRAAISSLTSRPNVLIFDLFGTEFFDIADDLGVAKYCFVASNAWFLSLTVYTPLLDKLVQGEYVDQTEPFDIPGCRSVRPEEVVDPMLDRRNQQYFEHVRIGREIPLCDGILINTREDLQPKALAALRDDKLLGGIVKAPIYTVGPLVRTLEPTGSNREVFDWLDKQPGDSVLYVSLGSGGTLSYEQTIELAWGLELSQQRFIWVVRPPSTAKADGSYFTAGSGGDEFSSFLPEGFLNRIHEVGKLVPKWAPQVNILRHSSVGGFLSHTGWNSTMESISNGLPMIAWPLYAEQRMNATALAEELGVAVRPKMQPSERVVGREEIMTMVRKIMVDKQGQPIRDRAKELKHSAEKARSSEGGSSYNSLSLLANKCKHP